One Natator depressus isolate rNatDep1 chromosome 3, rNatDep2.hap1, whole genome shotgun sequence DNA segment encodes these proteins:
- the BCLAF1 gene encoding bcl-2-associated transcription factor 1 isoform X3, producing the protein MGRSNSRSHSSRSKSRSQSTSRSRSRSHSRKKRYSSRSRSRTYSRSRSRDRVYSRDYRRDYRNNRGMRRPYGYRGRGRGYYQGGGGRYHRGGYRPVWNRRHSRSPRRGRSRSRSPKRRSVSSQRSRSRSRRSYRSSRSPRSSSSRSSSPYSKSPVSSKRRGSLEKQAKKTEGAPLQDSPLKSKSQDEQKDTFEHDPSESLDDFNKSSAASGDIWPGLSAYDNSPRSPHSPSIASPPSQSSSCSDAPLLSTVHSAKNTPQHSHSIQHSPERSGSGSLGNGSSRYSPSQNSPLHHIPSRRSPGKTIPSQSAPREEARMRSFYPEVGEQETAKGGKFLKRYTDEESRVYLLDRGNTREKEAQKERGSEKGRTEGEREWEDQEALDYFLGKDAGKQKFSDSEGEETEETEDYGQFRKSVLADQGKNFATASHRNAEEEGTKYKSKISMKGNRESDGFREDKSYKLKETGYVVERPSATKDKHKEDDKSSERIMVKKETQSPEQVKSEKLKELFDYSPPLHKNLDAREKSTFREESPLRIKMIASDSHRPEVKLKMAPVPLDDSNRPASLTKDRLLASTLVHSVKKEQEFRSIFDHIKLPQASKSTSESFIQHIVSLVHHVKEQYFKSAGMTLNERFTAYQKATEEHCTRQKSPEIHRRIDISPTALRKHTRLAGEERVFKEESQKGDKKLRCDSADLRHDIDRRRKERSKERGDSKGSRESSGSRKQEKTPKDYKDYKPYKDDSKNVLSVFYTAYGG; encoded by the exons ATGGGTCGATCTAATTCTAGATCTCATTCTTCAAGATCAAAGTCCAGATCTCAGTCCACTTCTAGGTCAAGGTCCAGATCACATTCTAGAAAAAAGAGATACAG ttctAGGTCTCGGTCTAGGACCTATTCACGATCTCGCAGTAGGGATCGTGTTTATTCTAGAGATTATCGCAGAGATTACAGAAATAATAGAGGAATGAGACGCCCCTATGGTTACAGAGGAAGAGGTAGAGGGTATTATCAAGGAGGAGGTGGTAGATATCATCGTGGAGGTTACAGACCTGTCTGGAATCGAAGACACTCCCGAAGCCCTAGGCGCGGTCGTTCACGTTCCAGAAGTCCAAAGCGAAGGTCTGTGTCTTCCCAGAGGTCCAGGAGCAGATCTCGTCGATCTTACAGATCTTCCAGGTCTCCAAGGTCCTCTTCATCTCGTTCTTCATCCCCATACAGCAAATCTCCTGTCTCTTCCAAAAGACGTGGGTCTCTGGAAAAGCAGGCTAAGAAAACTGAGGGAGCTCCTTTGCAAGATAGCCCTTTAAAAAGTAAATCACAGGATGAACAGAAAGATACATTTGAACATGACCCATCTGAGTCCCTTGACGACTTTAACAAATCATCAGCAGCTTCTGGTGACATTTGGCCTGGCCTTTCAGCATATGATAACAGTCCAAGGTCACCCCATAGTCCTTCTATTGCCTCCCCACCCAGTCAGAGTTCATCTTGCTCTGATGCCCCCTTGCTCAGCACAGTTCACTCAGCTAAAAACACACCTCAACATTCACATTCCATTCAACATAGCCCTGAGAGGTCTGGCTCTGGTTCCCTTGGAAATGGTTCCAGTCGCTACAGTCCTTCTCAGAACAGCCCATTGCATCACATCCCTTCAAGGAGAAGCCCTGGAAAGACAATCCCTTCACAGAGTGCTCCACGTGAGGAGGCTCGAATGCGCTCATTTTATCCCGAAGTTGGGGAACAGGAAACTGCAAAGGGTGGAAAGTTTCTAAAAAG GTACACAGATGAAGAGTCTAGAGTATACCTGCTTGATAGGGGTAATACCAGGGAGAAAGAGGCCCAGAAGGAGAGAGGATCAGAAAAAGGGAGGACAGAGGGAGAAAGGGAATGGGAGGATCAGGAAGCTTTAGATTATTTCCTTGGTAAGGATGCTGGGAAGCAAAAGTTTAGTGACTCTGaaggggaggagacagaggagacagaggatTATGGACAGTTCAGAAAATCTGTCCTCGCAGATCAGGGTAAAAATTTTGCTACTGCATCTCACCGGAATGCTGAGGAGGAAGGAACCAAATACAAATCTAAAATTTCAATGAAGGGCAATAGAGAGAGTGATGGATTTAGAGAAGACAAGAGTTATAAACTTAAAGAGACTGGCTATGTAGTGGAAAGGCCTAGTGCAACAAAAGATAAGCACAAGGAAGACGACAAAAGTTCTGAGAGAATAATGGTGAAGAAAGAAACTCAGTCACCTGAGCAGGTAAAGTCTGAAAAGCTCAAAGAACTCTTTGATTACAGTCCCCCTCTACACAAGAATCTGGATGCGAGAGAAAAATCCACCTTCCGAGAGGAGAGCCCACTTAGGATCAAAATGATAGCCAGTGACTCCCATCGTCCTGAAGTTAAGCTCAAAATGGCACCGGTACCTCTTGATGATTCCAATAG ACCTGCTTCCTTGACTAAAGACAGGCTGCTTGCTAGTACGCTTGTCCATTCTGTCAAGAAGGAGCAAGAGTTCCGATCCATCTTTGACCACATTAAGTTGCCACAGGCCAGCAAAAGCACGTCAGAGTCATTTATTCAGCACATTGTGTCTTTGGTTCATCATGTCAAAG AACAATACTTCAAGTCAGCTGGAATGACCCTAAATGAGAGGTTCACTGCATATCAAAAAGCTACTGAAGAACATTGCACCCGGCAAAAGAGCCCAGAAATACACAG gAGGATTGACATCTCTCCAACTGCCCTGAGGAAGCATACCCGTTTAGCAGGTGAAGAGAGAGTCTTTAAAGAAGAAAGTCAAAAA GGAGATAAAAAATTAAGATGCGATTCTGCTGATCTTCGGCACGACATTGACCGTCGTAGAAAAGAGCGAAGTAAAGAACGAGGGGACTCTAAAGGTtccagggaaagcagtggatcAAGAAAGCAGGAGAAAACTCCAAAAGATTACAAGGATTACAAACCTTACAAAGATGACAG caAAAATGTATTATCTGTCTTTTACACGGCTTATGGTGGATGA